The following coding sequences are from one Humulus lupulus chromosome X, drHumLupu1.1, whole genome shotgun sequence window:
- the LOC133807371 gene encoding uncharacterized protein LOC133807371, with protein sequence MHAKTDSEVTSLAASSPTRSPRRHVYYVQSPSRDSHDGEKTTTSFHSTPVISPMGSPPHSHSSVGRHSRESSSTRFSGSLKPGSRKISPNDAARGGSTKDQKQWKECAVIEEEGLLEAEDRQKGLPRRCYVLAFILGFFVLFSFFSLILWGASKPMKPKITVKSIKFDQFKIQAGSDFTGVATDMISMNASLKLTFRNTGTFFGVHVTSTPLDLSYSEITVASGTIKKFYQSRKSQRSLSIPIMGTKIPLYGSGASLSSSTGTTTLPVKLKLYFVVRSRAYVLGKLVKPRFNKHIQCNVTYDPKRLNVAIQLKNHCTYD encoded by the exons ATGCACGCCAAGACTGACTCAGAGGTGACCAGCCTCGCAGCGTCTTCTCCGACGAGATCTCCACGCCGCCATGTCTACTACGTTCAGAGCCCATCAAGAGACTCCCACGATGGGGAGAAGACAACGACGTCGTTTCACTCCACGCCGGTGATTAGTCCAATGGGATCGCCGCCGCACTCTCACTCCTCCGTGGGCCGCCACTCCCGAGAGTCCTCGTCTACTAGATTCTCCGGATCTCTGAAACCCGGATCGCGCAAGATCTCGCCTAACGACGCTGCTCGTGGGGGCAGCACCAAGGATCAAAAGCAATGGAAGGAGTGTGCCGTGATTGAGGAAGAAGGCCTTCTAGAAGCCGAAGACCGCCAGAAGGGTCTTCCTCGTCGGTGTTATGTTCTCGCTTTCATTCTCGGCTTCTTtgttctcttctctttcttctctctgATATTGTGGGGTGCGAGTAAGCCCATGAAACCAAAGATCACAGTCAAg AGCATAAAATTTGACCAATTCAAGATCCAAGCGGGCTCTGATTTTACGGGTGTGGCTACTGATATGATCTCCATGAACGCAAGCTTGAAGCTCACTTTTCGTAATACTGGTACATTTTTTGGAGTTCATGTCACATCAACACCATTAGATCTTTCTTATTCCGAAATCACAGTAGCCTCTGGAACT ATAAAGAAGTTTTATCAATCGAGAAAAAGCCAAAGATCTCTAAGTATTCCTATAATGGGTACCAAAATACCATTGTATGGTAGTGGAGCAAGTCTGAGCAGCTCAACGGGGACGACCACTCTACCAGTGAAATTAAAATTATACTTCGTGGTTCGATCAAGAGCTTACGTTTTGGGCAAATTGGTTAAGCCCAGGTTCAACAAGCATATTCAATGCAATGTAACTTATGATCCCAAAAGGCTCAATGTCGCAATCCAACTCAAGAATCATTGCACATATGACTGA